Proteins co-encoded in one Azotosporobacter soli genomic window:
- a CDS encoding 4Fe-4S binding protein has product MTGIASETKQNEMGLSWGKAALLSLPMLLLTALLLLHGHNLKDPLQAIAAGITYLFANYIFFKMLRSGRTHRYRSIFFVAASVLFVVSFLANMFEMRGTMELSTANILDGEAPLCPLVIPALLIPAALTQTIIFPGSMFAGYAGVATMIVLWIGFSLAVGRGWCSWICFFGGMDEGMASLCKKPSIRSFDQRWTYLPWAVLLAVVLLSAATLSPAYCEWLCPFKTVTEYPAVNSLETGLQAVIFVSLFLGLVIYLPLKSGKRTQCGLFCPFGAFQSLFNRCNSFAVRIDRARCVDCKICLKECPTFSLNEASLAAGETRSSCTKCGRCIDRCPRGAISYHIKGTEFLRHPKTARLLFLYPAFIFMAVIGGGCIFGGLLRLLKLLTTGSMIG; this is encoded by the coding sequence ATGACAGGGATTGCAAGCGAAACAAAGCAAAACGAAATGGGCTTAAGTTGGGGAAAGGCGGCGCTACTCAGCCTGCCGATGCTTCTTTTAACGGCGCTGCTTTTGCTGCACGGGCATAACCTCAAAGATCCGCTGCAGGCGATCGCCGCCGGGATCACATATCTGTTTGCAAACTATATCTTTTTTAAAATGCTGCGCAGCGGGCGAACGCATCGCTACCGCTCAATCTTTTTTGTCGCAGCGTCGGTGCTGTTCGTCGTCTCGTTTCTGGCGAACATGTTTGAGATGCGAGGCACGATGGAACTGTCGACGGCCAATATCTTGGACGGCGAAGCGCCGCTTTGTCCGCTGGTGATTCCGGCTTTGCTCATTCCGGCTGCTTTGACGCAGACGATCATCTTCCCCGGCTCAATGTTTGCCGGGTACGCAGGCGTTGCGACGATGATCGTGCTTTGGATCGGCTTTTCGCTGGCCGTCGGGCGCGGCTGGTGCAGTTGGATCTGCTTTTTCGGCGGCATGGACGAAGGCATGGCTTCGCTTTGCAAGAAGCCTTCGATCCGCTCTTTCGACCAACGCTGGACGTATTTGCCGTGGGCGGTGCTGCTGGCGGTCGTGTTGCTTTCCGCGGCAACGCTGTCGCCCGCGTATTGCGAGTGGCTCTGCCCGTTCAAGACCGTGACCGAATATCCGGCGGTCAATTCGCTCGAAACCGGTTTGCAGGCCGTCATTTTCGTTTCGCTCTTTCTGGGCCTGGTCATATACCTGCCTCTCAAAAGCGGCAAACGGACGCAGTGCGGTCTCTTTTGTCCCTTTGGCGCGTTTCAGTCGTTGTTCAACCGTTGCAACAGCTTTGCCGTACGCATTGACCGGGCGCGTTGCGTGGACTGCAAGATCTGCCTTAAAGAGTGTCCGACCTTTTCATTAAATGAAGCGAGCCTGGCAGCCGGAGAGACGCGAAGCAGCTGCACCAAGTGCGGCCGTTGCATCGATCGCTGCCCGCGCGGCGCCATTTCCTATCATATAAAAGGAACGGAGTTTTTGCGTCATCCGAAGACCGCGCGCCTGCTCTTTTTATATCCAGCCTTCATTTTTATGGCCGTTATCGGCGGCGGATGCATTTTCGGCGGATTACTGCGTTTGTTGAAGCTGCTGACGACCGGCAGTATGATCGGATGA
- a CDS encoding TerC family protein: protein MDTPMLLEYLWVLLILILLEGILAADNALVLAALVKPLPPDTRRKALFYGLVGAFFFRFLSLFLVSVLANYWQFQALGAAYLLYLGLSHIIRRLVLHQSSQTEESSDAASSLWLTVVKVEIADAAFAVDAIFAAMALAVTLPDSGLPVFGGMDGGKFALILLGGLIGIVIMRLAAEFFVKLLLSHPGLELAAFAIVGWVGVKLTVFTLSHPQIALLPETFPSHPLWKAVFWAVFLLLFFWGYRWKPADKRAPF from the coding sequence GTGGACACGCCCATGCTCTTAGAGTATCTTTGGGTCTTACTCATCCTGATTCTCCTGGAAGGCATCCTGGCGGCTGACAACGCACTTGTCCTCGCCGCTCTGGTAAAGCCCCTGCCGCCCGATACACGACGCAAGGCCCTGTTTTACGGCTTGGTCGGCGCTTTCTTCTTTCGTTTTCTTTCTCTCTTTCTCGTTTCAGTCCTGGCGAATTACTGGCAGTTCCAGGCGCTGGGCGCGGCTTATCTTCTCTACCTTGGCCTGAGTCACATCATCCGTCGCCTTGTCCTTCACCAGTCGTCGCAGACGGAGGAATCCTCCGACGCTGCATCGAGTCTTTGGCTGACCGTGGTCAAGGTGGAGATTGCCGACGCGGCCTTCGCCGTAGATGCAATCTTCGCCGCCATGGCCTTAGCTGTCACTCTGCCGGACAGCGGCTTGCCGGTTTTCGGCGGCATGGATGGCGGAAAATTCGCCCTGATCTTGCTCGGCGGCCTGATCGGCATCGTCATCATGCGCCTCGCTGCGGAATTTTTCGTCAAGCTGCTGCTTTCCCACCCTGGCCTTGAGTTGGCGGCTTTTGCCATTGTCGGCTGGGTCGGCGTCAAACTGACGGTGTTCACGTTATCCCATCCGCAGATCGCGCTGCTGCCGGAGACATTTCCATCTCATCCTTTATGGAAGGCCGTCTTTTGGGCCGTCTTCTTACTCTTGTTTTTCTGGGGCTATCGTTGGAAACCGGCTGACAAACGCGCGCCTTTCTGA
- a CDS encoding endonuclease/exonuclease/phosphatase family protein, producing MSLPLRIGTFNCENLFQRSKLLNLKDEELSRIYLGKTAELQTLLDAKLYDDSVRQQVFEISSQLVKFIDFRIDFGSLGAWKKRKEDGITGYSIFKNCLGRDSWSGQMLFRPDFFTDTQRKNTAQVILDANVDVLCLVEIENMTTINAFNSQALQHKYSQYISIDSPNDPRGIDVACLSKFPILQIKTHVFDDFSTYHPIFSRDCLEVKLDLGTYGHLTVLCNHFKSQRAFSAADADASAAKRKAQAQRVVEIINNYDLETEMIAVMGDLNEDSSNPYNSLKPLFDCDNLYPVVDPSLSIDQRYSHYYAGGTHGNKLSQLDYIFISKPLFAAKNRYGFVREGIFGINTATSELGAPAINLYSTVTSEDTSASDHAAFWVEFNL from the coding sequence ATGTCTCTCCCTTTGAGAATTGGTACGTTCAACTGTGAGAATCTCTTCCAACGTTCTAAACTATTAAATCTAAAAGATGAAGAGTTATCCCGTATTTATTTAGGAAAAACAGCAGAGTTACAAACGTTGTTAGACGCCAAGTTATATGACGACTCCGTTCGGCAACAGGTTTTCGAAATTTCTAGCCAGCTAGTCAAATTTATCGACTTTCGCATTGACTTTGGAAGTTTAGGCGCGTGGAAAAAGCGCAAAGAAGATGGCATTACCGGCTACAGTATTTTTAAGAATTGCCTTGGACGTGATTCTTGGTCTGGCCAAATGCTATTCCGTCCCGATTTTTTTACCGACACGCAACGAAAAAATACTGCTCAAGTAATTCTGGATGCAAATGTCGACGTACTATGCCTAGTAGAAATTGAGAATATGACGACTATCAATGCCTTTAACTCTCAAGCATTACAGCATAAGTATTCCCAATATATCTCCATTGATAGTCCAAATGATCCACGCGGCATTGACGTTGCGTGTCTAAGTAAATTTCCTATTCTTCAAATTAAAACTCATGTTTTCGATGATTTCTCTACCTATCATCCTATATTTAGCCGTGACTGCCTAGAAGTTAAATTGGACTTAGGAACTTATGGACACCTTACAGTCCTTTGCAATCATTTTAAAAGCCAACGTGCTTTCTCAGCAGCAGATGCCGATGCCTCTGCCGCTAAACGAAAGGCACAAGCGCAACGTGTTGTGGAGATCATTAATAATTATGATTTAGAAACTGAAATGATCGCTGTTATGGGCGACTTAAATGAAGACTCTTCAAATCCTTATAACTCATTAAAACCTTTATTTGATTGCGACAATCTATATCCCGTTGTTGACCCCTCATTATCAATCGATCAACGCTACTCACATTATTATGCTGGTGGAACTCACGGCAACAAGCTTTCACAACTTGACTACATTTTCATTTCAAAACCTTTATTTGCTGCTAAAAATCGCTACGGCTTTGTTCGTGAAGGAATATTCGGCATTAACACCGCAACATCTGAACTTGGCGCTCCAGCAATCAATTTATATTCTACCGTCACTAGTGAAGACACTTCCGCATCTGACCATGCTGCTTTTTGGGTTGAATTCAATCTATAA
- a CDS encoding type II toxin-antitoxin system RelB/DinJ family antitoxin, whose amino-acid sequence MKTAYVRARIEPKLKESVESLFAQLGMSSSEAISLFYRQCELNRGLPFPVRLPEPNKETIAAMEATDKGEGLTRAKDAEDMFGRLGI is encoded by the coding sequence ATGAAGACAGCGTATGTTCGTGCGCGGATTGAGCCGAAGTTAAAAGAATCCGTTGAAAGTTTATTTGCTCAACTGGGTATGTCCAGCAGTGAAGCAATCAGCCTGTTCTATCGACAGTGTGAGCTAAACCGGGGCTTGCCTTTTCCTGTACGATTGCCGGAACCGAACAAGGAAACCATTGCTGCTATGGAGGCCACTGACAAGGGAGAAGGATTGACTCGCGCTAAAGATGCTGAGGATATGTTTGGAAGGTTGGGCATATAG
- a CDS encoding DUF2628 domain-containing protein produces MMTMNSEASEATNEICGIEAAQARTFVGENADYYWSKWSAAQNPLKRAGWNWSAFLAGFFWLGYRKMYLEVWMFAALFLAFDIAEFLLQIPFSKSLGIIVSAVLGMGGNTLYLKHMQKKIALLTAQNLTAQETDAALAETGGASWRGVGIASLIFALYIALSFVIEVIVKAARITQAAS; encoded by the coding sequence ATGATGACAATGAACAGCGAAGCATCGGAAGCGACTAATGAAATTTGCGGCATCGAAGCAGCGCAGGCGAGGACGTTTGTCGGAGAAAATGCCGATTATTATTGGAGCAAATGGAGTGCGGCCCAAAATCCCCTTAAGCGGGCGGGATGGAACTGGTCCGCGTTTCTGGCAGGTTTTTTCTGGCTTGGTTATCGAAAGATGTATCTAGAAGTCTGGATGTTCGCCGCTTTGTTCTTGGCGTTCGATATCGCCGAGTTTCTGCTGCAAATTCCGTTCAGCAAGAGTCTCGGAATAATAGTGAGTGCCGTGCTTGGCATGGGCGGCAATACGCTTTACTTGAAACACATGCAGAAGAAGATCGCACTTCTCACTGCGCAAAATCTTACCGCACAGGAGACGGACGCCGCCTTGGCCGAAACAGGCGGAGCCAGTTGGCGCGGAGTGGGCATAGCCTCTTTAATCTTCGCGCTTTACATCGCTCTCAGTTTTGTGATCGAAGTTATCGTAAAAGCAGCTCGAATCACACAAGCCGCCAGTTAA
- a CDS encoding YIP1 family protein, producing the protein MKIEDVQVESFVLKQMKFMACSLAEYWYITKLVVFSPRQVWTRLKKEKLTISPFVYYMYSVIMVNILAAFTDKEYYRVFATIVKSIDGLSIKPTIDESLWAMGSYIIGAIIFTGLVQVFFKRHTGQQCDQDVLYYAFFYSSALLIPAMVIKGVYLCFIETQMIYLSQKLIVAVDKINLCYFINVIRANLIDSQGGYYLCLIWWGCLFYNGVASEVEIDRIKLKKIIISALTVFVFFQIAISVVIDLPENLAKAKYIMLNKSGKIIQEQAEVSNFEKYSLFKQYMLLSDNENLPLDARYGALLRSALWFIWQSKNEITTGFIAENNELLQGKKLDKVEKNIRETAAEKRIEIDSLLEKIDGIKKSEEFYSKRGGVGIWYNLYPNSKYVKIIP; encoded by the coding sequence ATGAAAATTGAGGACGTACAGGTAGAAAGTTTTGTTTTAAAGCAAATGAAATTTATGGCATGTTCGTTAGCGGAGTATTGGTATATTACCAAACTTGTTGTTTTTTCACCGCGACAAGTCTGGACTAGGTTGAAAAAAGAAAAACTGACAATATCACCATTTGTTTATTACATGTACAGTGTGATTATGGTAAATATATTAGCTGCATTTACGGATAAAGAATACTACAGAGTTTTTGCGACTATTGTTAAGTCGATTGATGGCCTATCGATAAAACCTACAATTGACGAATCACTTTGGGCAATGGGCTCCTATATAATAGGAGCAATAATATTTACTGGATTAGTACAGGTGTTTTTTAAAAGGCATACAGGTCAGCAATGTGATCAAGACGTTTTATATTACGCATTTTTTTATTCAAGTGCATTATTAATTCCTGCAATGGTTATAAAAGGGGTATATCTGTGCTTCATAGAGACGCAAATGATTTATTTAAGTCAAAAGCTTATTGTAGCTGTGGATAAGATTAATTTGTGTTATTTCATAAATGTAATAAGAGCAAATTTGATTGATAGCCAGGGTGGCTATTATCTATGCCTCATTTGGTGGGGGTGCTTATTTTACAATGGTGTAGCTTCAGAGGTGGAAATTGATAGAATCAAATTAAAGAAAATTATTATCAGCGCATTAACCGTTTTTGTTTTTTTTCAAATAGCAATTTCAGTGGTGATAGACTTACCTGAAAATCTGGCAAAAGCAAAATATATTATGTTGAATAAATCAGGAAAAATTATCCAGGAACAAGCAGAGGTGAGCAATTTTGAAAAATACAGCCTGTTCAAACAATATATGTTGTTAAGCGATAATGAAAACCTTCCATTAGATGCGCGATATGGGGCACTATTAAGATCGGCGCTTTGGTTCATATGGCAAAGCAAGAATGAGATAACAACTGGATTTATTGCTGAAAACAATGAATTATTACAGGGTAAAAAACTTGATAAAGTAGAAAAGAACATTAGGGAAACAGCTGCAGAAAAGAGAATAGAAATAGATTCTTTATTGGAGAAAATTGACGGAATTAAAAAAAGTGAAGAGTTTTACTCAAAAAGGGGTGGCGTTGGAATATGGTATAATCTATATCCCAATAGTAAATACGTAAAAATAATTCCGTAA
- a CDS encoding WYL domain-containing protein yields MELFSEIHSRYFFIISEVLKRAALAPLSADDIAALVAQLGFAETPLSLTLPLLGSDASGYCLLKEADGLYSPVSLNLPSQPLTTLQQRWLKTILADPRCALFLPAPLQQQLHDSLSEVAPLYDEEQVLALDRASDGDDYASPDYRSRFAVLLQAIQAKRVVLITYESGKGNRLSAYFAPYKLEYSQRDDKFRLIALRMRQQKARSLYKLNLSRITSVTETDWSAPPGLASAVQALRLPEPVEIEISNERNGFERIFTQLSSFERTSEFDEETQTCRMKIYYYEVDEMELLITLLSFGPVIRVLGPERFKTPFVERIAKQRQLLCQTNAGGS; encoded by the coding sequence ATGGAACTGTTTAGTGAAATTCACAGCCGCTACTTTTTTATTATCAGCGAAGTTCTTAAGCGTGCCGCTTTAGCTCCGCTCAGCGCCGACGATATAGCTGCGCTCGTCGCACAGCTTGGTTTTGCCGAAACTCCGCTTAGTCTTACGCTTCCTCTCTTGGGCAGCGATGCATCCGGTTACTGCCTGCTGAAAGAAGCTGACGGTCTTTATTCGCCTGTATCGCTCAACCTGCCGTCGCAGCCTTTGACGACGCTGCAGCAACGGTGGCTCAAGACCATTCTCGCCGATCCGCGCTGTGCGCTCTTTCTACCCGCCCCGCTTCAACAACAGTTGCACGACTCTCTGTCTGAGGTCGCCCCACTGTATGACGAAGAGCAAGTCTTGGCGCTCGATAGGGCCAGTGACGGCGACGATTACGCCTCCCCCGACTATCGCAGCCGCTTCGCCGTACTGCTGCAAGCAATCCAAGCAAAGCGGGTGGTATTAATCACCTACGAAAGCGGCAAAGGCAATCGCCTGTCCGCTTATTTCGCGCCGTACAAGCTGGAGTATTCGCAGCGCGACGATAAGTTTCGCTTGATCGCACTGCGCATGCGCCAACAAAAAGCACGTAGCCTTTATAAATTGAATCTGTCGCGCATCACATCGGTAACGGAAACCGATTGGAGCGCACCTCCCGGCCTTGCTAGCGCCGTCCAAGCCTTGCGCCTGCCGGAGCCGGTCGAAATCGAAATTTCTAACGAGCGTAACGGTTTCGAGCGGATTTTCACCCAGCTGTCCAGTTTTGAAAGAACCTCCGAGTTCGACGAAGAAACGCAAACTTGCCGGATGAAGATCTACTACTATGAAGTCGACGAAATGGAGTTATTAATCACACTTCTCTCCTTCGGCCCGGTGATCCGCGTCCTTGGACCGGAGCGCTTCAAAACGCCGTTCGTCGAGCGGATCGCCAAACAGCGCCAACTTCTCTGCCAAACGAATGCGGGCGGGTCATGA
- a CDS encoding WYL domain-containing protein, protein MAGFSELVKNIDKIRDYTRDFLVYGYKCRNDYTNKSNRSYDNERRRIESYLSGHIEWENTARGKNLFIRTNGADVSTNPLFSVWEAKSFTNNDCLLHFCLFDILREHPGVTAAEATSFLCDEYLACFSETAAPDAMTVRNKLNEYAALGLFKKEKQGKALLYSLADNPFEEELPAILEKLATPLHFFEAITPAGVLGYFARRDAGQPEDVFSFRHLFTFHTLDDAVLLDLLAAIQARRLVRFENCSNRSHNPLRETILPLRIASNVRHGRRYLLAYNLRRRDFFSFRLDYIKNVELLGDAPFFDERLDALNKRLATSWGVFVGHGSRREQVEMVLQIDEVSEAYVLHRLEREGKHGTVERLGDNIFAYRIEVSDTQEMVPWLRTFIGRIRSIRGSNRRVIDQFIADMAQMAAMYDE, encoded by the coding sequence ATGGCCGGGTTTAGTGAATTGGTTAAAAATATCGATAAAATTCGTGATTATACGCGGGATTTTCTCGTTTATGGCTATAAGTGCCGCAATGATTATACGAATAAAAGCAATCGCAGTTATGATAATGAGCGTCGTCGGATCGAAAGCTATTTATCTGGTCATATTGAATGGGAAAATACGGCGCGCGGCAAAAATTTGTTTATCCGCACCAACGGCGCGGACGTATCGACAAATCCGTTGTTTTCTGTTTGGGAAGCGAAATCCTTTACGAACAACGACTGTCTGCTGCATTTTTGCCTCTTCGATATTCTGCGTGAACACCCCGGCGTTACGGCAGCAGAAGCAACTTCGTTCCTGTGCGACGAATACCTGGCCTGTTTTTCCGAAACTGCCGCCCCCGATGCGATGACGGTTCGCAATAAACTGAATGAATATGCCGCACTGGGTTTGTTTAAAAAAGAAAAGCAGGGCAAAGCCCTGCTCTACTCGCTCGCTGATAACCCTTTCGAGGAAGAGTTGCCTGCAATACTTGAAAAGCTTGCGACGCCGCTGCATTTTTTTGAAGCCATAACGCCGGCTGGCGTACTTGGGTATTTTGCCCGGCGCGACGCAGGGCAGCCGGAGGATGTGTTTTCGTTTCGCCATCTCTTCACGTTCCACACGCTTGACGACGCGGTACTGCTGGATTTGCTCGCGGCGATCCAAGCACGACGCTTGGTCCGTTTTGAAAACTGCAGCAACCGTTCGCATAATCCGCTGCGTGAGACGATCTTGCCGCTACGCATCGCAAGTAACGTGCGCCACGGTCGCCGCTATTTATTGGCATACAACCTGCGCCGCCGCGACTTCTTTTCCTTCCGGCTCGATTACATCAAAAACGTGGAACTGCTCGGCGACGCCCCCTTCTTCGACGAAAGGTTGGACGCGCTGAATAAACGTTTGGCTACGTCTTGGGGCGTATTTGTCGGACACGGCTCGCGGCGTGAACAGGTGGAAATGGTCTTGCAGATTGACGAAGTAAGCGAAGCCTACGTGCTGCATCGCCTGGAACGCGAAGGCAAGCACGGCACGGTGGAACGGTTGGGCGACAACATCTTCGCTTATCGCATTGAAGTCAGCGACACGCAGGAAATGGTGCCGTGGTTACGAACGTTCATCGGTCGCATTCGCTCGATTCGCGGCTCAAACCGCCGGGTCATCGACCAGTTTATTGCAGATATGGCGCAGATGGCTGCGATGTACGATGAATAA
- a CDS encoding RtcB family protein: MYVMYNKQKNKYPIKVWLSDNDVLEEECIEQATNLSNLPFLHKWVALMPDTHTGKGMPIGGIIAANDVIIPNAVGVDIGCGMAYLQTNLNADSLKHTMTGSGSLLQCIIGDILRNVPVGFKHHKAKQASTAIDVAIADQERYAFAKTLLPELDAGYYQIGTLGGGNHFIELQEDDEGKVGIMLHSGSRHLGHQICKHFHAIARKHNQEWFAAVPDEYQLAFLPVGSEEGQSYIAWMNLALDFAHENRKHMLQAVADVVEKSVKRHLGIQPQYSDEINCHHNYAALENHYDKNVWVHRKGAIRARLGERGIIPGAMGSYSYLVEGKGNVESFQSCSHGAGRLMSRTKAKASFSVEAVMNDLKGSGVVLGKAKKSDVAEESRYAYKNIDDVIANELDLITPVKRLKTIGVVKG; this comes from the coding sequence ATGTATGTAATGTATAACAAACAAAAAAACAAATATCCGATTAAAGTATGGCTGAGCGACAACGACGTGCTCGAAGAAGAATGCATCGAGCAGGCGACCAACCTGTCCAACCTGCCGTTTTTGCATAAATGGGTGGCCTTGATGCCCGATACGCATACAGGCAAAGGAATGCCGATCGGCGGCATCATCGCGGCGAACGACGTCATCATCCCCAATGCGGTCGGCGTCGATATCGGTTGCGGTATGGCTTACCTGCAAACCAATCTGAACGCGGACAGCCTGAAACATACGATGACCGGCAGCGGTTCGTTGCTGCAATGCATCATCGGCGACATCCTGCGCAACGTGCCGGTTGGTTTTAAGCATCATAAAGCAAAACAAGCCTCAACTGCGATTGATGTCGCTATCGCCGACCAAGAACGTTATGCATTTGCCAAGACGCTGTTGCCGGAACTCGATGCCGGTTATTATCAGATCGGGACGCTGGGCGGCGGCAACCATTTTATCGAACTGCAAGAAGACGACGAAGGCAAGGTTGGCATTATGCTGCATTCGGGCAGCCGTCATTTGGGCCATCAGATTTGCAAACATTTTCATGCGATTGCGCGCAAGCACAATCAAGAATGGTTCGCGGCGGTGCCGGACGAATACCAACTGGCTTTCCTGCCAGTCGGCAGCGAAGAAGGGCAATCGTACATCGCCTGGATGAACCTGGCGCTCGACTTCGCCCACGAAAACCGCAAACATATGCTGCAAGCGGTGGCGGACGTCGTCGAAAAATCCGTCAAACGCCATTTGGGAATACAGCCGCAGTACAGCGACGAAATCAACTGCCATCATAACTATGCAGCGCTCGAAAACCATTACGACAAGAACGTTTGGGTGCATCGCAAAGGCGCGATTCGGGCGCGACTGGGCGAACGCGGCATTATTCCCGGCGCTATGGGGTCTTATAGCTACCTCGTTGAAGGCAAAGGCAATGTCGAAAGCTTCCAGTCCTGTTCGCACGGTGCGGGGCGATTGATGTCGCGTACCAAAGCCAAAGCCTCCTTCTCGGTGGAAGCGGTGATGAACGATCTGAAAGGCAGCGGCGTCGTCCTCGGCAAAGCCAAGAAAAGCGACGTGGCCGAAGAATCCCGCTATGCCTACAAGAACATCGACGACGTC